GGCTGCAATCCGTTCAGCGCTCTGTGCGGACAGGATCTTGACGCCGTAATTGTCGATGCAATCGGCGATGATGCGGTGCGGGCCATGAACATGTGCGGTTTCAAGGTGTTCCGGGCCGGTTCCGCATCCGTGGCCGAAAATCTGACGCTCTTCGATACCAGCGGTCTGACCGAGGTGCCGGTACTGGACAGCCACCTGGAAGGCCGCTGCCAGTCCGGCGCTAGCGGGCACTCCTGCGGCCATCACCATCACTGACCAAGCAACGGCGAAAGGATAACTCCCATGATGAAAGAGATTCGGGTACAGGACGCCATCGGTCAGGTCCTGTTCCATGACATTACCAGGATCGTGCCCGGCGAATCCAGCGGCCGGGCCTATAAAAAGGGGCAGATCATCGGGCCTGACGATGTGGAGAAGCTGCTC
This region of Geoanaerobacter pelophilus genomic DNA includes:
- a CDS encoding NifB/NifX family molybdenum-iron cluster-binding protein — encoded protein: MKFCFPIINNAGAATMIYSHFASAPQFLVIDTRNAHITVIPNCDRANPYAGCNPFSALCGQDLDAVIVDAIGDDAVRAMNMCGFKVFRAGSASVAENLTLFDTSGLTEVPVLDSHLEGRCQSGASGHSCGHHHH